In Solenopsis invicta isolate M01_SB chromosome 1, UNIL_Sinv_3.0, whole genome shotgun sequence, one genomic interval encodes:
- the LOC105194843 gene encoding arginine--tRNA ligase, cytoplasmic isoform X1 → MLSKKDIDSFNERASLAEREIIALKQQLESLQQSITPTTDIPSDITKEDFEKLQQENVKLTQRITILKRTIEMQKDKLDHKMDLFGTAETLSIRDQLCSIFHKAISTTYPDITDPPVIVTTSSNPKFGDYQCNSAMPLAQLLSISGTKITPRDVAKEIMSKLNVSFIVEKYEMAGAGFINVHLKREFGQSILRSWLWAGDVLPPYVKKKRVIVDFSSPNIAKEMHVGHLRSTIIGDSISRLLEYLGHDVLRLNHVGDWGTQFGMLIAHLQDMFPNYLTVAPPIQDLQSFYKESKTRFDEDEEFKKRAYECVVKLQAFEPNITKAWKMICDVSRQEFEKLYVRLDIKLTERGESFYQKYMESIVLDLKSKNMLEEDNGRKVMWGEIHGSGIPLTIVKSDGGFTYDTSDMAAIKHRVEKEKADWLIYVTDAGQSLHFQMLESCAKRAGILKSFHRMDHVGFGVVLGEDKKKFKTRSGDTVKLSELLDEGLKRALQKLKEKGRDKVLSDEELRAAQESVAYGCIKYADLLHNRNHEYVFSFDKMLEDKGNTAVYLLYALTRIRSIARTANVTKDELRQRLQEIPISLEHEKEWKLAKVLLKFPDVILDINKDLYLHPLCEFCYEVSCAFTEFYDKCYCVEKNQSGEIVNINMGRLLLAEVTALVLEKCFSLLGLKPVAQM, encoded by the exons ATGTTGTCTAAAAAGGATATAGACTCATTTAACGAAAGAGCGTCATTAGCG GAGAGAGAAATAATCGCTTTAAAACAGCAACTCGAATCACTCCAACAGAGCATCACTCCAACGACCGATATTCCGAGTGATATAACTAAGGaggattttgaaaaattacaacagGAGAATGTGAAGTTAACGCAGAGAATAACAATACTCAAAAGA accATAGAAATGCAAAAAGATAAACTAGACCATAAGATGGATTTATTCGGAACTGCAGAGACATTGAGTATAAGAGACCAACTTTGTTCAATTTTTCACAAGGCTATTAGTACCACGTATCCTGACATAACGGATCCACCTGTAATAGTAACTACCAGCTCTAATCCCAAATTTGGAGATTATCAATGTAACAGTGCCATGCCCTTGGCCCAACTTCTAAGTATTTCTG GTACTAAAATAACTCCACGTGATGTTGCTAAAGAAATTATGTCCAAGCTGAACGTATCTTtcattgttgaaaaatatgaaatggcTGGTGCAGGCTTTATAAATGTGCACCTAAAACGTGAATTTGGACAATCCATTTTGCGCAGTTGGTTGTGGGCTGGTGATGTTCTTCCCCCATATGTCAAGAAAAAGAGGGTGATTGTGGATTTTTCTAGTCCTAATATTGCCAAGGAAATGCATGTGGGACACTTGAGATCCACGATAATTGGAGATAGTATTTCAAGGCTGTTAGAATACTTAGGACATGATGTATTAAGACTCAATCATGTAGGTGACTGGGGTACACAGTTTGGTATGTTAATAGCGCATCTTCAAGATATGTTTCCGAATTATTTAACTGTTGCACCTCCAATCCAGGATCTTCAG tcTTTCTACAAAGAATCTAAAACTAGATTTGATGAAGATGAAGAATTCAAAAAACGTGCATATGAGTGTGTTGTTAAATTACAGGCTTTTGAGCCTAATATAACAAAAGCATGGAAAATGATATGTGATGTATCTAGACAAG AATTCGAAAAACTGTACGTTCGACTGGATATCAAATTAACAGAAAGAGGTGAATCATTTTATCAGAAGTATATGGAGTCAATAGTACtagatttaaaatcaaaaaatatgcTGGAAGAAGATAATGGGCGAAAAGTGATGTGGGGAGAGATACATGGTAGTGGGATACCTTTAACTATAGTAAAATCTGATGGTGGTTTTACATATGACACATCAGATATGGCTGCTATTAAGCATCGTGTCGAAAAGGAAAAGGCAGATTGG TTGATATATGTGACAGATGCTGGTCAGTCTTTACATTTTCAAATGTTGGAAAGCTGTGCCAAAAGAGCAGGTATCTTGAAAAGCTTTCACAGGATGGATCACGTTGGCTTTGGTGTTGTCTTAGGTGAAGacaagaagaaatttaaaacaAGGTCCGGTGATACTGTAAAACTTAGCGAGTTATTAGACGAAG GCTTGAAGAGAGCATTACAGAAATTGAAAGAGAAAGGACGCGACAAAGTATTATCTGACGAAGAGCTCAGAGCAGCCCAAGAATCTGTGGCATACGGTTGTATAAAATATGCCGATTTATTACACAATAGAAATCACGAGTACGTATTTTCATTTGATAAAATGCTAGAGGATAAAGGCAATACAGCTGTTTATTTACTATATGCGTTAACTCGCATTCGTTCTATCGCCAGAACGGCGAATGTTACGAAGGATGAGTTGCGACAGCGCTTGCAAGAAATTCCGATCTCACTAGAGCACGAAAAAGAATGGAAGCTAGCCAAAGTACTATTAAAATTTCCTGACGTAATTCTTGACATTAATAAAGACTTATACTTGCATCCGTTGTGCGAGTTTTGTTACGAGGTTTCTTGCGCATTTACggaattttatgataaatgctACTGTGTAGAGAAGAATCAATCTGGTGAAATTGTGAATATAAATATGGGTCGTCTTTTACTTGCGGAAGTTACTGCGCTTGTTTTAGAGAAATGCTTTAGTTTATTGGGTTTAAAACCTGTTGCACAAATGTGA
- the LOC105194843 gene encoding probable arginine--tRNA ligase, cytoplasmic isoform X2, protein MLSKKDIDSFNERASLAEREIIALKQQLESLQQSITPTTDIPSDITKEDFEKLQQENVKLTQRITILKRTIEMQKDKLDHKMDLFGTAETLSIRDQLCSIFHKAISTTYPDITDPPVIVTTSSNPKFGDYQCNSAMPLAQLLSISGTKITPRDVAKEIMSKLNVSFIVEKYEMAGAGFINVHLKREFGQSILRSWLWAGDVLPPYVKKKRVIVDFSSPNIAKEMHVGHLRSTIIGDSISRLLEYLGHDVLRLNHVGDWGTQFGMLIAHLQDMFPNYLTVAPPIQDLQSFYKESKTRFDEDEEFKKRAYECVVKLQAFEPNITKAWKMICDVSRQEFEKLYVRLDIKLTERGESFYQKYMESIVLDLKSKNMLEEDNGRKVMWGEIHGSGIPLTIVKSDGGFTYDTSDMAAIKHRVEKEKADWLIYVTDAGQSLHFQMLESCAKRAGILKSFHRMDHVGFGVVLGEDKKKFKTRSGDTVKLSELLDEGLKRALQKLKEKGRDKVLSDEELRAAQESVAYGCIKYADLLHNRNHETANVTKDELRQRLQEIPISLEHEKEWKLAKVLLKFPDVILDINKDLYLHPLCEFCYEVSCAFTEFYDKCYCVEKNQSGEIVNINMGRLLLAEVTALVLEKCFSLLGLKPVAQM, encoded by the exons ATGTTGTCTAAAAAGGATATAGACTCATTTAACGAAAGAGCGTCATTAGCG GAGAGAGAAATAATCGCTTTAAAACAGCAACTCGAATCACTCCAACAGAGCATCACTCCAACGACCGATATTCCGAGTGATATAACTAAGGaggattttgaaaaattacaacagGAGAATGTGAAGTTAACGCAGAGAATAACAATACTCAAAAGA accATAGAAATGCAAAAAGATAAACTAGACCATAAGATGGATTTATTCGGAACTGCAGAGACATTGAGTATAAGAGACCAACTTTGTTCAATTTTTCACAAGGCTATTAGTACCACGTATCCTGACATAACGGATCCACCTGTAATAGTAACTACCAGCTCTAATCCCAAATTTGGAGATTATCAATGTAACAGTGCCATGCCCTTGGCCCAACTTCTAAGTATTTCTG GTACTAAAATAACTCCACGTGATGTTGCTAAAGAAATTATGTCCAAGCTGAACGTATCTTtcattgttgaaaaatatgaaatggcTGGTGCAGGCTTTATAAATGTGCACCTAAAACGTGAATTTGGACAATCCATTTTGCGCAGTTGGTTGTGGGCTGGTGATGTTCTTCCCCCATATGTCAAGAAAAAGAGGGTGATTGTGGATTTTTCTAGTCCTAATATTGCCAAGGAAATGCATGTGGGACACTTGAGATCCACGATAATTGGAGATAGTATTTCAAGGCTGTTAGAATACTTAGGACATGATGTATTAAGACTCAATCATGTAGGTGACTGGGGTACACAGTTTGGTATGTTAATAGCGCATCTTCAAGATATGTTTCCGAATTATTTAACTGTTGCACCTCCAATCCAGGATCTTCAG tcTTTCTACAAAGAATCTAAAACTAGATTTGATGAAGATGAAGAATTCAAAAAACGTGCATATGAGTGTGTTGTTAAATTACAGGCTTTTGAGCCTAATATAACAAAAGCATGGAAAATGATATGTGATGTATCTAGACAAG AATTCGAAAAACTGTACGTTCGACTGGATATCAAATTAACAGAAAGAGGTGAATCATTTTATCAGAAGTATATGGAGTCAATAGTACtagatttaaaatcaaaaaatatgcTGGAAGAAGATAATGGGCGAAAAGTGATGTGGGGAGAGATACATGGTAGTGGGATACCTTTAACTATAGTAAAATCTGATGGTGGTTTTACATATGACACATCAGATATGGCTGCTATTAAGCATCGTGTCGAAAAGGAAAAGGCAGATTGG TTGATATATGTGACAGATGCTGGTCAGTCTTTACATTTTCAAATGTTGGAAAGCTGTGCCAAAAGAGCAGGTATCTTGAAAAGCTTTCACAGGATGGATCACGTTGGCTTTGGTGTTGTCTTAGGTGAAGacaagaagaaatttaaaacaAGGTCCGGTGATACTGTAAAACTTAGCGAGTTATTAGACGAAG GCTTGAAGAGAGCATTACAGAAATTGAAAGAGAAAGGACGCGACAAAGTATTATCTGACGAAGAGCTCAGAGCAGCCCAAGAATCTGTGGCATACGGTTGTATAAAATATGCCGATTTATTACACAATAGAAATCACGA AACGGCGAATGTTACGAAGGATGAGTTGCGACAGCGCTTGCAAGAAATTCCGATCTCACTAGAGCACGAAAAAGAATGGAAGCTAGCCAAAGTACTATTAAAATTTCCTGACGTAATTCTTGACATTAATAAAGACTTATACTTGCATCCGTTGTGCGAGTTTTGTTACGAGGTTTCTTGCGCATTTACggaattttatgataaatgctACTGTGTAGAGAAGAATCAATCTGGTGAAATTGTGAATATAAATATGGGTCGTCTTTTACTTGCGGAAGTTACTGCGCTTGTTTTAGAGAAATGCTTTAGTTTATTGGGTTTAAAACCTGTTGCACAAATGTGA
- the LOC105194843 gene encoding probable arginine--tRNA ligase, cytoplasmic isoform X3: MQKDKLDHKMDLFGTAETLSIRDQLCSIFHKAISTTYPDITDPPVIVTTSSNPKFGDYQCNSAMPLAQLLSISGTKITPRDVAKEIMSKLNVSFIVEKYEMAGAGFINVHLKREFGQSILRSWLWAGDVLPPYVKKKRVIVDFSSPNIAKEMHVGHLRSTIIGDSISRLLEYLGHDVLRLNHVGDWGTQFGMLIAHLQDMFPNYLTVAPPIQDLQSFYKESKTRFDEDEEFKKRAYECVVKLQAFEPNITKAWKMICDVSRQEFEKLYVRLDIKLTERGESFYQKYMESIVLDLKSKNMLEEDNGRKVMWGEIHGSGIPLTIVKSDGGFTYDTSDMAAIKHRVEKEKADWLIYVTDAGQSLHFQMLESCAKRAGILKSFHRMDHVGFGVVLGEDKKKFKTRSGDTVKLSELLDEGLKRALQKLKEKGRDKVLSDEELRAAQESVAYGCIKYADLLHNRNHEYVFSFDKMLEDKGNTAVYLLYALTRIRSIARTANVTKDELRQRLQEIPISLEHEKEWKLAKVLLKFPDVILDINKDLYLHPLCEFCYEVSCAFTEFYDKCYCVEKNQSGEIVNINMGRLLLAEVTALVLEKCFSLLGLKPVAQM, encoded by the exons ATGCAAAAAGATAAACTAGACCATAAGATGGATTTATTCGGAACTGCAGAGACATTGAGTATAAGAGACCAACTTTGTTCAATTTTTCACAAGGCTATTAGTACCACGTATCCTGACATAACGGATCCACCTGTAATAGTAACTACCAGCTCTAATCCCAAATTTGGAGATTATCAATGTAACAGTGCCATGCCCTTGGCCCAACTTCTAAGTATTTCTG GTACTAAAATAACTCCACGTGATGTTGCTAAAGAAATTATGTCCAAGCTGAACGTATCTTtcattgttgaaaaatatgaaatggcTGGTGCAGGCTTTATAAATGTGCACCTAAAACGTGAATTTGGACAATCCATTTTGCGCAGTTGGTTGTGGGCTGGTGATGTTCTTCCCCCATATGTCAAGAAAAAGAGGGTGATTGTGGATTTTTCTAGTCCTAATATTGCCAAGGAAATGCATGTGGGACACTTGAGATCCACGATAATTGGAGATAGTATTTCAAGGCTGTTAGAATACTTAGGACATGATGTATTAAGACTCAATCATGTAGGTGACTGGGGTACACAGTTTGGTATGTTAATAGCGCATCTTCAAGATATGTTTCCGAATTATTTAACTGTTGCACCTCCAATCCAGGATCTTCAG tcTTTCTACAAAGAATCTAAAACTAGATTTGATGAAGATGAAGAATTCAAAAAACGTGCATATGAGTGTGTTGTTAAATTACAGGCTTTTGAGCCTAATATAACAAAAGCATGGAAAATGATATGTGATGTATCTAGACAAG AATTCGAAAAACTGTACGTTCGACTGGATATCAAATTAACAGAAAGAGGTGAATCATTTTATCAGAAGTATATGGAGTCAATAGTACtagatttaaaatcaaaaaatatgcTGGAAGAAGATAATGGGCGAAAAGTGATGTGGGGAGAGATACATGGTAGTGGGATACCTTTAACTATAGTAAAATCTGATGGTGGTTTTACATATGACACATCAGATATGGCTGCTATTAAGCATCGTGTCGAAAAGGAAAAGGCAGATTGG TTGATATATGTGACAGATGCTGGTCAGTCTTTACATTTTCAAATGTTGGAAAGCTGTGCCAAAAGAGCAGGTATCTTGAAAAGCTTTCACAGGATGGATCACGTTGGCTTTGGTGTTGTCTTAGGTGAAGacaagaagaaatttaaaacaAGGTCCGGTGATACTGTAAAACTTAGCGAGTTATTAGACGAAG GCTTGAAGAGAGCATTACAGAAATTGAAAGAGAAAGGACGCGACAAAGTATTATCTGACGAAGAGCTCAGAGCAGCCCAAGAATCTGTGGCATACGGTTGTATAAAATATGCCGATTTATTACACAATAGAAATCACGAGTACGTATTTTCATTTGATAAAATGCTAGAGGATAAAGGCAATACAGCTGTTTATTTACTATATGCGTTAACTCGCATTCGTTCTATCGCCAGAACGGCGAATGTTACGAAGGATGAGTTGCGACAGCGCTTGCAAGAAATTCCGATCTCACTAGAGCACGAAAAAGAATGGAAGCTAGCCAAAGTACTATTAAAATTTCCTGACGTAATTCTTGACATTAATAAAGACTTATACTTGCATCCGTTGTGCGAGTTTTGTTACGAGGTTTCTTGCGCATTTACggaattttatgataaatgctACTGTGTAGAGAAGAATCAATCTGGTGAAATTGTGAATATAAATATGGGTCGTCTTTTACTTGCGGAAGTTACTGCGCTTGTTTTAGAGAAATGCTTTAGTTTATTGGGTTTAAAACCTGTTGCACAAATGTGA